One Cyprinus carpio isolate SPL01 chromosome A16, ASM1834038v1, whole genome shotgun sequence genomic region harbors:
- the LOC109113171 gene encoding single-stranded DNA cytosine deaminase translates to MSKQVSTFRMISKLDSVLMTQKKFIFNYKNVRWARGRHDTYLCFVVKRRTGPDSLSFDFGHLRNRTGCHVELLFLRHLGALCPGLSGSSVDGARMYYAVTWFCSWSPCSKCSQQLAHFLSQTPNLRLRIFVSRLYFCDEEDSQEREGLRHLKRAGVQISVMTYKDYFYCWQTFVARRERSFKAWDDLHQNSVRLVRKLNRILQPCETEDLRDGFALLGL, encoded by the exons ATGAGTAAGCAAGTTTCGACTTTCAGAATGATCAGCAAGCTGGACAG TGTGCTCATGACCCAGAAGAAATTTATCttcaattataaaaatgtgcGCTGGGCCCGAGGGAGACACGACACGTACCTTTGTTTTGTAGTAAAGAGACGCACCGGCCCTGATTCCCTCTCTTTTGACTTTGGACACCTGAGAAATCGCACCGGCTGCCATGTTG AACTACTCTTCCTACGTCACTTGGGTGCATTGTGTCCGGGACTGTCGGGATCCAGTGTGGACGGTGCGAGAATGTATTACGCAGTGACCTGGTTCTGCTCCTGGTCGCCCTGCTCAAAATGCTCTCAACAACTTGCCCACTTCCTGTCGCAGACACCCAATCTCCGTCTGAGAATCTTTGTGTCACGCCTTTACTTCTGTGATGAAGAGGACAGCCAGGAGAGGGAAGGACTGCGACACCTGAAGAGGGCAGGAGTGCAGATCTCTGTGATGACTTATAAGG ACTATTTCTACTGCTGGCAAACATTTGTTGCACGAAGGGAGAGGAGTTTTAAAGCCTGGGATGACCTTCACCAAAACTCTGTCCGACTCGTTCGAAAACTCAATCGGATTCTGCAG CCCTGCGAGACTGAGGATCTGAGGGACGGTTTCGCTCTCCTCGGGCTATGA
- the LOC109057946 gene encoding uncharacterized protein LOC109057946: MANTVASLVVQSELLPSQASSSLSPFPSLLPSIEDGEEDGEKGEEEGKESGTVGLTGDIVTSSTPPVATVAQNPEHPFQCLDCGKSFKWSSRLAHHQRSHNNERPYRCNLCPKAFKGSSALLYHQRSHSGEKPYKCDDCGKAFKRSSLLQIHRSVHTGLRTFQCSYCPLTFKWSSHYQYHLRQHTGECPYPCDSCSKAFKNSSSLRRHKNVHLGFKPYICDVCNKAFSQSTNLRQHMRIHTGERPYICGDCGRSFTHSSNLALHRISHIEGKGKSAGKPGGAGPGSATREMEVVLTEDLNTVGMSISEMVGLVGGQEGGVGQVFLSHDTSLPATSGSVNQNILPQLTLTPTSSTVTDTEHTHMSKTNTGANVLLFSCGSCNETFSTQSHLEEHQTLHLDSLGPAGGEGVATENSTGAEGGGVSLVGATPLLTDFEEVVETTTVTDSGQTAELLGLDAIRNESGQAQYDLLQTFTASVNQMPTDTSVSTAQATTECGYCGKSFKTSSGLTRHVAQAHPLALSESRSQFNCSACDRSFPLLSSLLNHQHSHTPEQRLLAEAEAEAEIVCPSLSLPLPSLKKGGGGGEREIHVSLIAVTEEGERRAVKPSAKASGKGARRGGGSKTSATNNERPYRCSECGKSFKGSSGLRYHMRDHTGERPYRCTECGKSFKRSSLLSIHQRVHTGVRAFQCPYCPLTFKWSSHYQYHLRQHTGERPYVCQECGKSFKNTSCLRRHSQLHSGLRPHTCSVCGKAFSQTSNLKQHERTHSGERPFQCSQCHKSFTHSSNLQLHLRTHSLHKDFKCQHCGKEFVMLSYLQRHLRTHSSGGAVACTKEAGKVAKGIGASETATLNLNLNLPGGLTSLFPTDSNSTLILSPPNLDIPPNTSQNYFMIQTTSGLQLIPLSNPTPTQPAPPPLPPPPQTQNFLLLQCQSNNGNQPSLILVPTASSTNTLSTPSDLQTLPLVQTIPAMPQVLAAPQTQIQQFQPVQTQQRFILMNNNSPLITAQPQSTSTIARPILGSLGRSRKGETRRGRKPKAATQKSPPTVQTTPVKQPLMLSAATSTSTTISSTTSAASLKTEFPQLTIDNPPAVSPVSSSQVPESSSIPAVSIMSVTANSTLTNSSPMLSSDPERVSVEEKVVEEISREHFVLCLKKEMEKGGQGDGVEVKVEMEGGNDAGQSYVFQIEGEGQEEEGGNSEGGEKSYVLRFQTEGECEGDAGKEKAEMVSLNLLQEWTGQSEGRGNAEGSVEVEKSFVLHFQTEPQSEEDIQPSSGFIGGPGEDLSLSCHPGQALVPLEGQDVVFELGDEAKMDGSTGPGDSVQMIALIEGEGNGSGARGSFKSAVGANSGQMEGIFQLEGGEGIVIIEVSTSSLREGGMEATNVGHTLAEGTEDKQANGAREEVMSEELKLAESESISSSEMGLIGT, from the exons ATGGCCAACACTGTTGCTTCTCTGGTGGTCCAATCTGAACTCTTACCTTCTCAGGCgtcctcctccctctctccctttcCTTCCCTCCTCCCCTCCATAGAGGATGGAGAGGAGGATGGAGAGAAGGGAGAAGAAGAGGGCAAAGAGTCAGGAACAGTCGGGCTCACAGGTGACATCGTGACATCATCAACACCCCCTGTTGCAACAGTGGCTCAAAACCCAGAGCATCCATTCCAGTGTTTGGACTGTGGGAAGAGTTTTAAGTGGTCATCCAGACTGGCACATCATCAGCGAAGCCATAACAATGAGAGGCCATATCGCTGTAACCTTTGTCCTAAGGCCTTTAAGGGCTCATCTGCCCTACTATACCACCAGAG GTCTCAttctggagagaaaccatataaGTGTGATGACTGTGGTAAAGCATTCAAACGCTCTTCTCTTCTACAG ATTCATCGCAGTGTGCATACAGGCCTTCGCACTTTCCAGTGCTCCTACTGCCCTCTGACCTTCAAATGGAGCTCACACTACCAGTATCACCTCCGTCAGCACACTGGTGAATGTCCGTACCCATGTGACAGCTGCTCCAAGGCCTTCAAGAACTCCAGCAGCCTGCGTCGCCATAAGAATGTACACCTGGGCTTCAAGCCTTACATTTGTGATGTCTGCAATAAAGCCTTCAGTCAGTCCACTAATCTGCGACAGCACATGCGCATACACACGGGTGAACGTCCGTATATCTGTGGGGATTGTGGGCGCAGCTTCACACATTCGTCCAACTTGGCGCTGCATCGCATCTCTCACATAGAAGGAAAGGGGAAAAGTGCTGGAAAGCCTGGAGGGGCCGGTCCAGGGTCAGCAACTCGAGAGATGGAGGTGGTGCTGACAGAGGATTTGAACACTGTTGGGATGAGCATTTCTGAAATGGTTGGACTTGTGGGTGGACAGGAAGGAGGGGTCGGGCAGGTGTTCCTGTCTCACGATACGTCCTTGCCTGCTACCTCAGGTTCAGTGAATCAGAACATCCTGCCACAGCTGACACTCACACCCACTTCCTCCACTGTCACGGACACAGAGCATACCCACATGAGCAAGACCAACACAGGTGCTAATGTTTTGCTATTTAGTTGTGGCAGCTGTAATGAGACATTTTCAACACAGAGTCACCTTGAGGAGCATCAGACGCTACATCTAGATAGCCTTGGCCCAGCAGGCGGTGAAGGGGTTGCTACAGAAAATAGCACAGGGGCTGAGGGAGGTGGAGTGTCACTGGTGGGGGCTACACCATTGTTGACAGACTTTGAAGAGGTTGTTGAAACCACCACAGTTACAGATAGTGGGCAGACGGCAGAGTTACTTGGTCTGGATGCCATTAGAAATGAATCGGGGCAGGCACAGTATGATCTTCTGCAGACCTTCACTGCATCCGTTAATCAGATGCCCACTGATACCAGTGTGTCAACTGCACAAGCTACAACAGAATGTGGCtactgtgggaagagtttcaagACCAGCAGTGGACTGACCAGACACGTGGCTCAG gccCATCCTCTTGCTTTATCTGAGTCACGTTCTCAGTTCAACTGCTCGGCATGTGACCGCTCCTTCCCTCTGCTCTCCTCTCTGCTCAACCACCAGCACTCCCACACTCCTGAGCAAAGGCTGCTTGCTGAGGCAGAGGCAGAAGCAGAGATCGTCTGCCCCTCTCTCTCACTGCCCCTGCCCTCCTTAAAGAAAGGGGGGGGAggcggagagagagagatccatgTCAGTCTGATTGCCGTTACTGAGGAGGGAGAGAGACGAGCTGTGAAGCCATCGGCCAAAGCTTCAGGAAAGGGAGCCAGGAGAGGTGGAGGCAGCAAGACATCTGCCACAAATAACG AGAGGCCATATCGCTGCTCTGAATGTGGGAAGTCATTCAAAGGTTCATCAGGACTTAGGTACCACATGAGAGACCACACTGGGGAGAGACCCTATCGATGCACAGAGTGTGGCAAGAGCTTCAAAAGGTCCTCACTGCTGTCCATACATCAAAGG GTCCACACAGGTGTGCGGGCTTTTCAGTGTCCCTACTGTCCACTGACCTTTAAGTGGAGCTCACACTACCAGTACCATCTTCGCCAGCACACCGGTGAGCGGCCATATGTATGTCAGGAATGTGGCAAGTCTTTCAAGAACACCAGCTGTCTCCGTCGCCACAGTCAGCTCCATTCTGGCCTACGTCCACACACTTGCTCTGTATGTGGTAAGGCTTTCTCTCAGACCTCCAACCTCAAACAGCACGAACGGACACACTCTGGAGAAAGGCCCTTTCAGTGCTCCCAGTGCCACAAGAGCTTCACCCACTCATCCAATCTGCAGCTGCACCTACGCACACACTCCTTGCACAAGGACTTCAAGTGCCAACACTGCGGAAAAGAGTTTGTCATGCTCTCCTACCTGCAGAGGCACTTGAGAACTCACAGTTCTGGGGGTGCAGTAGCATGTACGAAGGAAGCAGGAAAGGTGGCTAAAGGTATTGGGGCTTCAGAGACAGCAACACTAAATTTAAACTTGAATTTACCTGGAGGGCTTACCTCGTTGTTTCCCACTGATAGCAATTCCACATTGATCCTTTCACCTCCAAATCTGGACATACCTCCAAACACATCACAGAATTATTTTATGATCCAAACGACTTCAGGGTTGCAACTGATCCCACTATCCAATCCCACACCAACACAGCCAGCCCCTCCTCCTCTACCACCTCCCCCACAGACACAGAATTTCCTGCTTCTTCAGTGCCAGTCCAACAATGGAAACCAGCCTAGTCTTATCTTGGTTCCCACAGCATCCAGTACAAACACTCTTTCCACCCCATCAGATCTACAGACCCTCCCCTTGGTGCAGACCATTCCGGCAATGCCTCAAGTTCTGGCAGCACCCCAAACACAAATCCAGCAATTTCAACCAGTTCAAACACAGCAGagatttattttgatgaataataacTCTCCCCTCATTACTGCCCAGCCTCAAAGCACATCGACGATTGCTCGTCCCATTTTAGGCAGCCTCGGTCGTAGCAGGAAGGGAGAAACCAGGCGTGGACGGAAGCCTAAAGCTGCTACCCAAAAATCCCCCCCTACAGTTCAGACTACACCAGTTAAGCAACCGTTAATGTTATCAGCTGCAACTTCCACATCTACCACAATATCCAGTACCACTTCTGCTGCTTCTTTAAAGACAGAGTTCCCACAGCTTACTATTGACAATCCACCGGCTGTGTCACCTGTCAGCAGTAGCCAAGTACCAGAAAGCTCTTCAATTCCTGCAGTTAGCATCATGTCAGTGACGGCAAACTCAACACTAACAAACAGTTCCCCCATGTTGAGCAGTGATCCTGAGAGGGTTTCAGTTGAAGAGAAAGTTGTCGAAGAAATCTCAAGGGAGCACTTTGTTCTGTGCCTaaagaaagaaatggagaaaGGAGGACAGGGGGATGGGGTGGAGGTGAAGGTGGAGATGGAGGGTGGGAATGATGCAGGGCAGTCTTATGTCTTTCAGATTGAAGGTGAGGGCCAGGAAGAAGAGGGAGGGAATAGTGAGGGAGGAGAGAAGTCGTATGTCCTACGGTTTCAGACAGAGGGAGAATGTGAAGGAGATGCAGGAAAAGAGAAGGCAGAAATGGTCTCTCTTAACTTACTCCAAGAGTGGACCGGACAGAGTGAGGGGCGTGGAAATGCAGAGGGAAGTGTTGAAGTAGAAAAGTCTTTTGTGCTTCATTTCCAAACAGAGCCTCAGAGTGAGGAGGACATTCAGCCAAGCTCGGGCTTCATAGGAGGCCCAGGTGAGGATCTCAGCCTTTCTTGCCACCCGGGTCAAGCTTTGGTGCCTCTGGAAGGGCAGGATGTGGTATTTGAGCTTGGTGATGAGGCAAAAATGGATGGAAGCACAGGTCCAGGGGATAGTGTTCAAATGATTGCACTGATAGAAGGTGAGGGCAATGGTTCTGGGGCAAGGGGCAGTTTCAAAAGTGCTGTTGGGGCAAACTCTGGGCAAATGGAGGGAATCTTCCAGTTAGAGGGGGGAGAAGGTATTGTTATAATTGAAGTTAGCACCAGCAGTTTGAGAGAGGGTGGAATGGAGGCAACAAATGTAGGGCATACTTTAGCGGAAGGAACAGAGGACAAGCAAGCTAATGGTGCACGAGAGGAAGTAATGTCAGAAGAGTTGAAACTTGCTGAGTCTGAGAGCATATCATCATCAGAGATGGGACTGATTGGAACTTAG